The DNA region AAAACGTATCTTAAATTAGCCGTAGGTCAAGAGTTagaagtgttttgtttcttaCCCCGCTTTCAAGGCAGCAAGAAATATAACTTGGCGTTTGGAGTATAGTGGAAGTGTACACATCATGtctaaaagtgtttttttaaatatatttcaggagCTGGAGTTCCCCAGCCTTTATGAAGCCCTGTCCTTTGTGTCCCTCATTGACGGCTACTATCGGCTGACGACAGACGCACATCACTACCTTTGTAAAGAAGTGGCTCCTCCCAGGCTTGTGGAGGCCATCGCTTCCCATTGCCAAGGCCCCATCTCGTAAGTGAAGAGTAACAAAgcttaatttgtattttaaagcaaAGCATTAGGAAAGGATCTCACTTACTATAAAAATAATCGAGTTTGAATGAATAGGAATAGCACGGTTTATTCATTCGAATGCAGCTAAACTACTTGTTCTGCTAATTTGTGGCTTCCTTCACTGCCTCACTTGTCAGACAAGCTAACAGACGACTCCTCATCAAAACTTTCCCAAACTGATAAAGTCCACAGTAATCAGCCGGGGTAAACTGCCACAGCCGccaattatattataatttgcATTATTCACACTCCTACTCCTTCCACTTCCCATGTTTACAGCTGACCTACACCAGACATCTCTGTGTTGGCAGCAGGGAAATTGCCAATTTTGTATCCAGAATTCCAGAATATTGTACAAGATTGCTGCCAAAAGTGGTTTGTTTTTATGACATATCCCGGCAGGTAATACTGTATTTCTCTGCGGAGATACAGGTAAATAAACTGCTGTGATGgttctgctttttgtttatgTTGCAGAGTGGAGTTTGCCATCAACCGGCTTCAGAGGTGTGGAAACAAGCGAGGATTGTACATTTTGAGATGCAGCCCTAAAGACTTCAACAAGTATTTTCTGACTTTCCCTGTTGAGGTGGGTAACGCTCACACGTGATGGTACACACATTTCATCATGTGTATTGATAACTAAGATGAGAGTAAAAACTGCAATACAGCAACATTTCTTGTGTCTTGTTGCGTTACCCAAATCTATTATGGAGGTACTTACCATGGACTTGCATTCATCagctgtgtttgtgcctctgtgttgtgttgctctTGGTTTATGGGACTGGATATTGttggaaatatatttatagtggtgctaatacaaaatgtactttttttacaaattcttttcactcttgttttttatataaattaatcACACTTATCAGATGTTTAATGTAATCTTTAATGTTGTGACAAACAGAAGAACTTGTcctaatataaaatacaaactgaCTAAATGATAATTTAATCAGGAAATATCTGATCTAATAATAAGTAAACTACGGCCATGCTTAGACTGATGACTCCTGCAACACATCACAACCTGCTTTGTATTTCATCTCGTTACCTGTGACGTAGCAGCAGGCTGCAGCAACACTTGACTGTTTTTATTGCTTGTAGCAAACACAGTTTAGTCGTACAGGCTCAGTACCGAGCTGCACTACATAAGGCTACATatacacaaatgcattttttaaagagttgttttttattttaattgtgcaaTTGAATGCACCTGGACTAGTGTCTCAAAGTCAGACTTGTTGATTCCATGACTGAAACGCAAATGTTATGCATCCCCAACCATCTTGCATCCTCCTTGTGTCTGTTACTATAGGTGTATGAGGCTGTCGAATACAAGCACTGCCAGATAACCAGGTCTGCCAGTGGGGAGTTTAACCTCAGTGGAACCAAAAGAAACTTCAGCAGCTTGCAGGAGCTTCTCAACTGCTACCAAAAGGAAACCGTGCGCTCTGACAGCGTCATTTTCCAATTCAGCAAGTGCTGTCCACCTAAATCCAAAGGTAAAACTGACAGACTCTggatttgtatgtttttaagaGATAAGTAAACATTAGCAAACGCTTTGTGTGTGCTACTATCTAATGTAAAAATGAAACCATTATATGCTGCAAGATTAATGATGGTATAATTAAAGTATAAGTGGGTATGTGGATGGATGGCTGTCCATGGGCCTCCAGCTGTATGGTGATCATACACTGCTGAATACAGACTGAGACAAAGTTTTGGACTTTTTGCCCCCCAAAAAGGAATCGACTGCCCTGCACAAGTTTTTGCTCATGTAGTGCACCCTtatattaaagtaaagtaaagccAGTACAATGTGTTTCAGTCCTTGTGCTTTCGTAATTAAACCAGAGCTGGTCTGAGCTGCTGGGAATTTTAATAACGTAGTGGATCCATGTCCACAGAAATTGGTGATGCATAAATGCAGAGGTCAACATGTCACATACTCCATCTCTCAAGTTTCCGTCAGTTGGCTCAAAATTTGATTACTTTTAACTTCGGAAGCTATGAATCTTTTTCTTGAAAGTTTTCTACAACAGTTTTCTTGTCTCTCCACCAACAGAAAAGTCCTGCCTCCTTGTGTGCAGGAGCAACAAGGGCTCCGAAGTGCCTATATCTCCGTCTCTACATCGACACAACATCAGTCAAATGGTGTTTCACAAGATCAGGAAAGAAGATCTAGAATTTGTAAGCCGAGTTGTTCAggttgtctgtgtttgtataattCATTACATCAACATGTATTAGAATTGTGTTGTAGCACTAACTTACTTTACTAGAATCCTATTCTGTGCATTTTACTAACACGTACTCTGATTTAATTAAGACAAACACCTGTTAAGGGTTACATTTGAAAACTGCAATAATGGTTTCAGATGGAGAGTCTCGGACAAGGGACATTTACCAAGATCTTCAAAGGGGTCCGAAAGGAGGTGGGAGATTATGGACTCGTGCATCAGACCGAAGTTGTCATGAAAGTCCTGGACCAGGCGCACAGGAACTACTCAGAGGTCTGTGGCTTGTAAAGCTGTTTTGTTCGCAGACACACTTCTTACAGCCACAAATTGGTTATTGGTAAAATCACAAATAGTCAAAGGTATTAGAGGTTTCAGCAGATTTCCTTACAGTGCATTGAGGCTGAGAAATAACCAACTGCTGGTCATTTCAGGCAGTGGCtgatcatttgttttactttggcGGGTTTGTAGCCTTTTtctggatgtttgttttttagcatTCAGAAATTATTTTTCGGTTAATTGATTTAAGcagttttgattttttttacattcactGGTTTGAGCTTCTcaaagatttgctgcttttctttgtcgtATTAAACAATAGATTTCTATATGATATTATGCAGTTGTgttccattttgttttacaatattcTGACATTTATAGACAAAACCAAGAATCGAGAAAATACTCAACAGATTAAAGGAAAGTTTCAAAAAATTTCAAGTCTGTCTAAATTAGTCGGGTGCCCATACAAACattgaaacaggaagtgcttgCTGTAATCATTTCTCCTGCTCATACTGGCCATCAGAGAATCCCTTATTAACATGCTCCCAAGTGAGTGATGGGGATAAAATCCTGAACCCTCGTTTTGAAAAGTCTTTCTGAGGTGATATGGGTCTTTCTGACAGTTAAAGTCTTTCTGAGGTGATATGGGTCTTTCTGACAGTTAAAGTCTTTCTGAAGACCTGAACAATTGTGAAACTctagtttttaaaatgaaaatgatgttgttgttggtgtacCTTTTTATGTATATCATGGGCACATAAATAATTAGGTTTTCTATGTTCTCTGTCTTCTTCAGTCTTTCTTTGAAGCTGCCAGCATGATGAGCCAGTTGTCCCATAAGCACCTGATCCTTAactatggtgtgtgtgtctgcggaGACGAAAGTAAGTCGGCCTTAGAGAAACACACTCAACTTGCTGTCATTTTACTGTATGTCATCGTTTGTCagtgagggaaaaaaaaaaaaaaaaaagaacgttTTAATACCCATTAATTTGTCAGACGTTATGAGCTTATAGGTCATTATGATGTCAAGAGTCTACCATGCTCCGCTATAATCTTGACCAGAGTCTGTAAGCTCGGGGCTCAGAGCAGTGATTAAACCACAGGCATGGTGGGCTATTCTTAGAAGGATTACAATACCCTGCACCATAATCTTTcacctgctctgctctctcttctactGTAGGCATCTGTTTAGACTGGGTATCAGAACTGGCATTAACTAATTGGAAAGTTCAATATGATTTGTAAAGAAAGATCTAACCTGGAAACTAAAAGATGTTCAGATTCAAAAACTTTAATGTACCAGAGGTGCAATTTGATTTGACAGTAGTCAATTACAATACATGCAATACATCATAAAATATCACACGCAACAACGCACGTGATCCATATCTCCTGCACTGTCGCCGTGAATCACGGAAAAAGAAGGATGCAATGAGGTCTGGTGTTGTAGCTTGTTAAAGCAGACGGCACAAAGGTCGATCTGTATCTGCTAATGCCACCGTGACCTTTCTTCTTGTTGGGTAGTGTATTATTCCTATTGTTTGTTGCGTTTCTGTGTGCATATCTGGTAACTAAGATGTAAATATTTGGGTAATTATCTGCGCTGGAGACACTAAATATCCAGTTTAATTACAATAGAACATTTTACAGCTGTTTAAAACATCAAGAGTAAACAACCCAGTTTACAGTGAGAAATCCGATGTAGAGGATTCAGTTGAGCCAGTTTTGTCTGATAAAGGATAAAAATCAACTGAGCATACcacaatatttctctctcttttctttaactGAAACGGTgacaaacactgaaaacaaGTGTGAAACACTGTTGCTGAAAGTCTCTAAAAGATGATCACCAATGAGTGAGGCAGGTTAAGTGACGGTCGGTACaccaaataaatacatgaaacacAAAGTGATGCTTTATATCAGTGGTGGATAATGTGACAATGAATCACATTGCTCTCTCCTTACTAGTGTCTTAGTAACATTATGTTTAAGTATTGGGTTGTAATCGCAAAATCCTGCAATGATTTTTAACCTCAACTGAAATGtctactcttttttttttttcagatatCATGGTGCAGGAACATGTGAAGTTCGGTTCGCTGGACACTTACctgaacaagaacaagaacaagaactcGATAAACATCCTGTGGAAGTTGGAGGTGGCTAAGCAGCTGGCCTGGGCCATGAACTTCCTGGTAGGAATCTGCTGCAGCTGTAGTTTTTGTAGATGCTGCAGAAGTTACAAATCGTAATAAATAGTAAAAGGAAACTGTAAGAAGAGTGACGAATTGTTTTCACAGTGTTGATAAGAGACTGATTTAATGTTTCCATTTCTGAACCTGCAGGAAGAAAAGCATCTTGTCCACGGGAATGTCTGTGCGAAAAACATTCTTCTGATCCGAGAGGACGACTGGCGGGCTGGGAACCCCCCCTTCATCAAACTGAGTGACCCCGGCATCAGCATCGCTGTCCTGCCCAGAGAAGGTGAGTTCATGTCCTCAACTGTAAAATGCCAATTTAATCAGCAGGAGACGGCTGTTTAACAAGGCTGTGTCGACAATGAGACGGTACCTTCTTAAATCCACGTTGCATTGAATTCATTTTGTTACAGAACACACGGGTAAAACTCTGGTAtgctattaaaaataaagagttttGTTATACAAGAATGATTGTGTTGTTTCCTAACTACTGGTTTGCAATCGTTGCATTAAATCAAACTGAATCAACTTTGCCTGTAAATGTTAATGCATAAGTTGACAAAGAAGAATGAACTAACAGTGGTgggttaaatgtgtttgtttgtgatcaGTCCTGATTGAGAGGATCCCTTGGGTGCCCCCTGAGTGTGTCGAGGACCCTGCCAACCTGAGCCTGACTGCAGACAAGTGGAGCTTTGGCACCACACTCTGGGAGATCTGCAGTGGTGGGGAGAAACCTTTATTATCACTGGACAACTCTAAGGTAAGGCTGGCTGGTATGACCTAGAACATATACTGCATCAAGGTACATATTTAATATTGGATGGTTACTGTGATATCATGTTGGtcaattctttattttcttgtcaTAATTGCAATAAACGGTGTTTGAAATGCAGCACATGATGCAGTCGGGCTGTGATCTGCTGGATATCTCAcaattctgtttctgtttgaaaTGACAACGTGATTTATGTATTTAGACTTCATATTCATCATCTCTCAATACAACACTCAACACTCACCCTAAATATTTGTCTCACAGAAAACCCTGTTTTACGAGGATCGCCACCAGCTTCCTGCGCCGAAGTGGACCGAACTGGCCAATCTGATCACCAGCTGCATGGACTACGAGCCCACGTTCAGGCCCACATTTCGTGCCATTATCCGTGACCTCCACAGCCTCTTCACACCAGGTTGGTGTATACGCTCCTAATGGTGTCACAAATCTGCTCATTGTAATGAGTTAATGAATAAGTAGCGACAGTTTTTAAGGAATTCTTCAGCATTTTGGGATTTTACATGTTAGATGAGAAACTCCATATCAATTTAATATCTGTGTGATTAATTTAGAGATTGGTCAAAGACATGATTAGTTAGTTTGTAGATATTAATTTGCTTAATTTCTGAGCTTCTCTCTTGAATGTATGTGATCTTTGTCTTTTTGCCCACAGACTATGAGTTGATCGTGGACAGTGACATCCTGCCAAACAGGACAGCGGGCTCCAGCTGGTCGACGGGGGGCTTTGAGAGTCAGGAGCCGGCCCAGTTTGAAGAGAGACACCTTATATTCTTACAACAGCTGGGCAAAGTATGTCTGCACCTCATGTCCCGCCATCTTTCGGCTAGTTTTGTAGCGATCAATTTGTCAGCCATTTGCAAATTCGATTGCAGATATAGTAACAGACGTCCATAAATACACAAAGCACAACTCTTCTCAACGACACCGTGCTTTGTTCATCAAACGGCGCTTTCAATTTGATGGAGAAAATGAAGAGAATTATTGATTGTTTCTCATCAAGCAAAATGCTTCATTAAAGCTCGGGCACGGTGTGGCATTTTACATGCTTACTTCATCTACTCTCGTTCACTATACGAGACGGGGACGTCCAGTGCTACTACTTCCAGAGCCCTTCAGAACTTCTTCGGCGGAGATAGCCTCTTCTGCCTTTATTCCTGTTTACAGCCATTTACAGAACACGTATGCAAACTGATTAAATCTATGTGCTCCAAATAgagtaaaatatcaaataaaacgTAAAGTATGACCGCTCACTTAAGTTGTTTTCTCTTTAAGGGAAACTTTGGCAGCGTGGAGATGTGTCGATATGACCCACTTCAGGACAACACTGGAGAGGTCGTGGCTGTGAAGAAACTCCAGCACAGCAGTGCAGAGCACATACGAGACTTTGAGCGAGAGATCGAGATCCTGAAATCTCTTCAGCACGAGAACATCGTCAAGTACAAAGGCGTTTGCTACAGTGCAGGTAGAGTTCACCTGTAATGAGTACTTTCAGTCTCCTAATCTTTTAGAACTGAAAAAACTCAAttgggaggaaaaaaagactTGCTGCACACATCCTCTTAAACTACATCCTGGTTCACCGTTTGTTTTGGTGTAACAATTATAATTGTGCTACTACTCAGTTAGTGTCGCCATTATTATTAGTAAATGAGGACGGTACACTTTGAGTTGTCAATCAGGGAAATCTTTACAGTTTCAACACTTTGTGGCCTCTGCATGACAATATATTAgtacaaatatatacaatatatttttggCTTCTCTCAGGACGACGGAATCTCCGCCTCGTCATGGAATATCTACCCTATGGAAGTCTGCGAGATTATCTCATGAAGAATAGGGAGCGGATCGACCACAAGAAGCTTGTGCATTACACTTCTCAGATCTGCAAGGTACCTCCCTTTGTCCTGGTTTGTCTCGTGCTTTGTGGCTCCGCTGTCCACTGGAGCTACACATACCCAAATATATGTTGTTCCTTTCTGTGTGTTCACAGGGTATGGAGTACCTGTCCAGTAAGCGGTATATCCACAGAGACCTGGCAACACGAAATATCCTTGTGGAGAGTGAGCTGAGGGTGAAGATTGGAGATTTCGGCCTCACCTAAAATTCTGCCTCAGGACAAAGAGTACTACATGGTCAAAGAGCCAGGAGAGAGTCCCATCTTCTGGTCAGTCTCAACCgttctgttgtttttatatgtgtattattgttGTTCTCTGTAGCAGCAGTCTTCACCCTCCTCATGATGCTGCACAAAGTGCTACCACTAAAAAAGTGTGATTATCAACATTATCATAATCCCAGATTAGGTATTCTTctacttttttaaatttgtcTTTGATGGAATATTGTTACGGAATCAAAACCTGTGTTACCCTGTCGTAGTGTTGAAGTCGACTTAGAGGAGCAGAACAGTCAGTCACAGTGGCTGTGTGCTATTTTGTAGGTATGCCCCGGAGTCGTTAACGGAGAGCAAGTTCTCTGTGGCGTCAGATGTCTGGAGCTTCGGAGTCGTGCTTTATGAGCTCTTCACCCACAGCGACAAGAACTTCAGCCCTCCAGCAGTAAGTAataacacacactcgcacacatgcATGCGCCAGCCTGTTCAACTTGATTTGTGGGCAAAGCGTAGAATACAGTAAGAAAAGGTGTGCACATTTCCCAAAGATTGTTTTAATAGCAAAACAAAGGAGCAGTGACAACTACAGCAGCCAATTCTTCAGAAGGACTTAATGACAACAAGGTTATCTCTGGTTTGAATAGTTGCAATAAACAACAGACTGCCTGCATACACATGTAGACAGTTTGGATATACTGACAAATACAAAGGCACCAACAGATGTAATTGATTTGAGAAAGAATACTTAAAAAGGACACAGATAAGTAACAGAAAGAAGCCAgatgagaaaatgttacttggcccagtgaatggaaagtttacatttaataatctcccggatgtaactgttgatactccgttctgtgagattactgcagaaaataatttctGTACCATCGCagaacttcaagcctgaaatatcagctcaacgcaaagcacttagcagctcggagctagctagctaaagtgagcgacccgtctcgtcatctctcgatcaggcgttcagacgcagcatgagtcgatctacctgagacacattaacaactccatcaccaaatgtattgcaatggactgcaggtggtagaggaccgGGGGTTAACTTTACAGATgattcaaatgacacaacttttaaacatattgtttattgtgcaatgaaagattttatgccagatttgaaattgcactttatgtcaaactgttggtctgtgttgtctaagataattgtagcaTACAAGATATGGAGAattagtattgaaataaaagacatgttgaccagtttataatgctactcattgattcactgaTCTtgcaaaatccatttgaatattttgaaatgcttctcacagcaaatattgatatatgcgattaatttagattaattaatcacaaagcttgtaattaattagatacatttttttaatcgcttgacagccctacttTTATTACTACTAGAAAATTGTGTAACTGGGGTGCTACAGTAGCCTAGAGGCTAAGATGCATATCATGCAGCGTCTCCAGTAGGAATCCAGCCCCGTGATTATTTTATTGCACGTCATCTCCCTCTTTCCCCACATCTCCTGTTTGCCTCTCAACTTGAACTATGAataattaaaggaaaaaaaCCAACACTGataatgtcttttaaaataGGAATATAGTGTTACTGAATGAAACGGCAAATTCATGCAAGCCGCACATGATACTTTGAAAACACAAGAAGTTTTTAGACAAAGACAAGAAGAGACGAAGGGCAGAGGTGCCAGTCTGTCAACTTCTTGAGAACAGTTTCTACATGTGCATGCAGTAgttcaggatcatgaatcgtgacagcgcctgctgacctggtcctgctggacaccgggaagccttattgacattttcctggattcatccaaactttctatttctttttttttccaacacaacataatttctgtcaaatgttgtatttgtactatgttgtttatcctgtacacacgacatctattgcacgtctgtccgtcctgggagagggatccctcctcagttgctctccctgaggtttcttccattttttcccctttaattttggggtttcttttaggaagtttttccttgtgcgatgtgagggtctaaggacagaggatgtcgtaacctgtacagtctgtaaagcacactgagacaaatgtataatttgtgatattgggctatacaaataaatttgatttgatttgattcatgttctattaaaaagaacaaacaaacaacagtttgGGTAATAGCCTGACTGTTCCAGGGGAACATGTTCCTCCTCGACCTGACCTGCATCTCAAACTGTGAACAAATGCATTAACTAGACCACCTTTGCTTTGCTTCAAACTGTGTTGTATGTAATAGTTTTCAGTGTCTTGCTCTGGATATTTCCAGTCTCAGCCAGCCGAGCCAGAAATACAGTGAGATTTGTGCAATCTTAAATGTTCACGCTTTTC from Cottoperca gobio chromosome 9, fCotGob3.1, whole genome shotgun sequence includes:
- the jak2b gene encoding LOW QUALITY PROTEIN: tyrosine-protein kinase JAK2 (The sequence of the model RefSeq protein was modified relative to this genomic sequence to represent the inferred CDS: deleted 1 base in 1 codon), whose product is MLLMASLPAMDTVTDTCPAVHQNGNAHRESPDTRPPAVVLKLHFYHSSQGAADCSSLSYPPGNYVAEELCIDAAKACSISPLYSNLFGLFRERDRLWYSPNHIFQLEELASEDVFFRIRYYFPGWYSGGASRAYRYGVAKGSESPVLDDFVMSYLFSQWRNDFVNGLVKIPNSHETQEECLGMAVLDMSRTAKERQMSPLDIYHTISYKSFLPKDMRAQIQDCNFLTRKRIRFRFKRFIQQFSQCRATARDLKLKYLISMESLEKAFYTETFQVREPSSGQLIILVAADSGIQWCREKLKDSDQELQTLCDFPDVTDMSIKQASKEGAAESRVVTINKQDGKNLELEFPSLYEALSFVSLIDGYYRLTTDAHHYLCKEVAPPRLVEAIASHCQGPISVEFAINRLQRCGNKRGLYILRCSPKDFNKYFLTFPVEVYEAVEYKHCQITRSASGEFNLSGTKRNFSSLQELLNCYQKETVRSDSVIFQFSKCCPPKSKEKSCLLVCRSNKGSEVPISPSLHRHNISQMVFHKIRKEDLEFMESLGQGTFTKIFKGVRKEVGDYGLVHQTEVVMKVLDQAHRNYSESFFEAASMMSQLSHKHLILNYGVCVCGDENIMVQEHVKFGSLDTYLNKNKNKNSINILWKLEVAKQLAWAMNFLEEKHLVHGNVCAKNILLIREDDWRAGNPPFIKLSDPGISIAVLPREVLIERIPWVPPECVEDPANLSLTADKWSFGTTLWEICSGGEKPLLSLDNSKKTLFYEDRHQLPAPKWTELANLITSCMDYEPTFRPTFRAIIRDLHSLFTPDYELIVDSDILPNRTAGSSWSTGGFESQEPAQFEERHLIFLQQLGKGNFGSVEMCRYDPLQDNTGEVVAVKKLQHSSAEHIRDFEREIEILKSLQHENIVKYKGVCYSAGRRNLRLVMEYLPYGSLRDYLMKNRERIDHKKLVHYTSQICKGMEYLSSKRYIHRDLATRNILVESELRVKIGDFGLTKILPQDKEYYMVKEPGESPIFWYAPESLTESKFSVASDVWSFGVVLYELFTHSDKNFSPPAVFMSMIGNDKQGQLIVYHLIELLKSGSRLPQPLGCPTEIHEITEECWDNDPGLRPSFKELALRIDLFRDSKEF